In a genomic window of beta proteobacterium MWH-UniP1:
- the phoR gene encoding phosphate regulon sensor histidine kinase PhoR produces the protein MTGFWVRIVTYLGGIGLIAWIFGLIGGPRNGWITAVLLLGGWVVYQLYYLQKTMGWLENFRLDQVPHMSGTWELLAAKIYRLAKSSEHQRQQLTEALKDFRSATEAMPDGVVTLDEDNQVIYANEQAEEQLGISNEKDSGRNLINIVRHPEFVAYLNGTEWDKSITLKGLRSSNRALQIQLIPYGTRQRLLMTRDVTQLDRLETTRRDFVANVSHELKTPLTVLSGFLETLRDLPLSEEQRQQYLGLMHGQARRMQNIVEDLLMLSKLESTSGPSQEDEIDMKLVIGRLLADAKGMSRDQHQIEASQIVDIRLMGAEDELVSAFSNLVSNAIRYTPVGGKITLEWSINPKGCGVFSVRDTGPGIESQHLPRLTERFYRVDRSRSRETGGTGLGLAIVKHITTRHQAQLVIDSEVGKGSCFSIVFPERRLKKSV, from the coding sequence ATGACTGGATTCTGGGTTCGCATCGTGACGTATCTGGGCGGCATCGGCCTGATCGCCTGGATCTTTGGCCTGATTGGCGGCCCCCGCAATGGCTGGATTACCGCTGTGCTTTTGCTGGGCGGCTGGGTGGTCTATCAGCTCTATTACCTGCAAAAGACCATGGGCTGGCTGGAGAATTTCCGCCTGGACCAGGTCCCACACATGTCGGGCACATGGGAACTGTTAGCGGCCAAGATCTATCGACTTGCAAAATCCAGCGAGCATCAGCGGCAGCAACTCACCGAGGCCCTGAAAGATTTTCGTAGCGCCACCGAGGCGATGCCCGACGGCGTGGTCACACTGGATGAAGACAACCAGGTGATTTACGCCAATGAACAGGCCGAAGAGCAACTGGGCATTAGCAACGAAAAAGATTCGGGCCGCAATCTGATCAACATCGTCCGCCACCCCGAGTTTGTGGCGTATTTAAATGGCACCGAGTGGGACAAGTCCATCACGCTAAAGGGCCTGCGGAGTTCAAACCGAGCCCTGCAGATTCAGTTAATTCCGTACGGCACCCGGCAACGCTTATTGATGACACGGGATGTGACCCAACTGGATCGACTGGAGACCACGCGGCGTGACTTTGTGGCCAACGTGTCACATGAATTAAAGACACCCCTTACCGTGTTAAGTGGTTTTCTTGAAACTCTACGCGACCTGCCGCTTTCCGAAGAGCAACGTCAACAATATCTGGGGCTCATGCATGGCCAGGCCCGGCGCATGCAAAACATTGTGGAAGACCTGCTGATGCTCTCGAAGCTGGAATCAACCAGCGGGCCGTCGCAGGAAGATGAGATTGACATGAAGCTGGTGATTGGCCGATTGCTGGCTGACGCCAAAGGCATGAGCCGCGACCAACACCAGATTGAGGCCAGCCAAATCGTAGATATACGGCTTATGGGTGCCGAAGATGAGTTGGTTAGTGCGTTTTCAAACCTGGTGAGCAATGCTATTCGCTACACACCTGTTGGCGGCAAGATCACACTCGAATGGTCGATTAACCCCAAAGGCTGCGGCGTGTTTTCTGTTCGCGATACTGGGCCTGGCATTGAATCCCAGCACCTGCCCCGATTGACCGAACGTTTTTATCGTGTGGACCGTAGCCGGTCCCGAGAAACAGGTGGCACCGGCCTGGGCTTAGCGATTGTGAAGCACATCACCACCCGGCATCAGGCCCAGCTGGTGATTGATAGCGAGGTCGGGAAAGGCAGCTGCTTTTCGATTGTCTTTCCAGAGCGGCGGCTCAAAAAATCGGTTTAA
- the phoB gene encoding phosphate regulon transcriptional regulator PhoB, which yields MQSTILVIEDEPAIAELLSVNLGFAGHRVLVAQDAEIAIHMVASELPDLILLDWMLPGMSGVKLAKKLRSEDRTKDIPIIMLTARTDETDKVEGLETGADDYITKPFSPKELMARIKAVLRRRAPQLTNDTVEIGGLRLDPATHRLWAKHQGEDLVLDLGPTEFRLLHFFMTHPERVHSRAQLLDQVWGDHVFVEERTVDVHIRRLRKALEATGHDQLIETVRGSGYRISAKPGSQ from the coding sequence ATGCAAAGCACGATTTTGGTTATTGAAGACGAACCCGCGATTGCCGAGCTACTGTCGGTCAATCTGGGGTTTGCGGGCCATCGGGTCTTGGTTGCTCAGGACGCCGAGATCGCGATCCACATGGTGGCCTCTGAGCTTCCGGATCTGATCCTGCTGGACTGGATGCTGCCGGGCATGTCGGGGGTAAAGCTGGCGAAAAAGCTTCGCAGTGAAGATCGGACCAAGGACATTCCGATCATCATGTTGACCGCCCGCACCGACGAGACCGACAAGGTGGAAGGCCTGGAAACAGGGGCTGATGACTACATCACCAAGCCCTTTTCGCCCAAAGAACTCATGGCCCGGATCAAGGCAGTACTGCGCCGCCGGGCACCCCAGCTGACCAATGACACCGTGGAAATTGGGGGGCTGCGGCTTGACCCGGCCACCCACCGGCTCTGGGCAAAACACCAGGGCGAAGACTTGGTGCTGGACCTGGGGCCCACCGAATTTCGTCTGTTGCACTTTTTTATGACCCACCCCGAGCGGGTCCACAGCCGGGCCCAGCTTCTGGATCAAGTCTGGGGCGACCATGTCTTTGTGGAAGAGCGCACGGTAGATGTCCACATTCGGCGGCTACGCAAGGCACTCGAAGCGACTGGCCATGACCAGTTAATTGAAACGGTCCGCGGCAGCGGTTATCGGATTAGTGCCAAGCCCGGTAGCCAGTAA
- a CDS encoding DUF971 domain-containing protein has product MANDPTVSSVPSSLTVHVKSKVLEVGYEGGEQYRIPFELMRVYSPSAEVMGHGPGQETLQVGKKHVIIESLDPVGHYAVKPKFSDGHESGIFSWDYIAWLGKNQDALWADYLARLTQAGASREPDLAAMAQDSGGGCGKPGCGSGGCGSH; this is encoded by the coding sequence ATGGCCAATGATCCAACAGTTTCCTCGGTTCCTTCTAGCCTGACGGTCCACGTCAAATCCAAGGTTCTGGAAGTCGGCTACGAAGGCGGCGAACAGTACCGTATCCCATTTGAGCTGATGCGGGTCTATTCTCCTTCGGCCGAGGTCATGGGCCACGGCCCCGGCCAAGAGACCCTCCAGGTTGGCAAAAAGCACGTGATCATCGAGTCGCTCGATCCGGTCGGCCATTACGCGGTGAAGCCAAAGTTTAGTGACGGCCACGAATCTGGCATTTTTTCTTGGGATTACATTGCCTGGCTTGGCAAGAACCAAGACGCTCTTTGGGCTGACTACCTGGCCCGCCTGACCCAGGCAGGCGCAAGCCGCGAGCCCGATTTGGCCGCTATGGCGCAAGACAGCGGGGGTGGCTGTGGCAAGCCAGGCTGTGGCTCGGGCGGCTGCGGTAGCCACTAA
- the ubiE gene encoding bifunctional demethylmenaquinone methyltransferase/2-methoxy-6-polyprenyl-1,4-benzoquinol methylase UbiE, with amino-acid sequence MTTNDTTHFGFQEVPTGEKAKRVARVFDSVAARYDLMNDAMSGGLHRLWKLSTISQANVRPGQQVLDVASGTGDLALAFAKKVGPQGRVVMSDINGQMLMRGRNRLIDAGYPTEAVVCDAEHLPFPDNEFDLVTVAFGLRNMTDKLAALKQMHRVLKPGGKLMVLEFSKVAPPLEKLYDVYSFKVLPWLGKKIANDEESYRYLAESIRMHPGPEELAQMLRDAGFDIVRFSTMTAGVVALHQAIKL; translated from the coding sequence ATGACTACAAACGACACGACCCACTTTGGTTTTCAGGAAGTCCCGACAGGCGAAAAAGCCAAGCGCGTCGCCCGGGTGTTTGACTCGGTCGCAGCCCGCTACGACTTAATGAACGACGCCATGTCAGGCGGCCTGCATCGGCTCTGGAAGCTCTCCACCATTTCACAGGCCAATGTGCGGCCTGGCCAACAGGTGCTGGACGTGGCCAGTGGCACGGGCGATCTGGCCTTGGCTTTTGCCAAGAAAGTTGGCCCCCAGGGCCGCGTGGTCATGAGTGACATCAATGGCCAGATGTTGATGCGTGGCCGAAACCGATTAATTGACGCGGGCTATCCGACCGAGGCCGTGGTCTGCGATGCCGAGCATCTGCCCTTCCCCGACAACGAGTTCGACCTGGTGACCGTGGCCTTTGGCCTGCGCAACATGACCGATAAGCTGGCTGCGCTCAAGCAAATGCATCGGGTATTGAAACCTGGCGGCAAATTAATGGTCTTAGAATTTTCCAAGGTAGCCCCTCCGCTGGAGAAGCTCTACGATGTCTACTCCTTTAAGGTGCTGCCCTGGCTGGGTAAAAAGATCGCCAACGATGAAGAGAGCTATCGCTATCTGGCAGAGTCGATCCGTATGCACCCCGGGCCGGAAGAGTTGGCCCAGATGCTGCGTGATGCTGGCTTTGACATTGTGCGCTTCAGCACAATGACGGCAGGCGTGGTGGCACTGCATCAGGCAATCAAGCTGTAA
- a CDS encoding TIM44-like domain-containing protein: MNKKSWLAAVVSVMLVGAPVIEAEAKRLGGGSNIGRVAPSKTAPTTTPAKPATAPQTAPQGQQAANPGAASTAAAQPARKSWMGPLAGIAAGLGLAALASYLGLGEELMSLMLILLAVVVLFAVFRMFAARRQAAAGSYGQPAMAKTGYGNHDLGAEARPSNVSWPSSSGAAGTGAGAFDAAPAAVTTAVSQEEVQQFVKVAREQFTKLQAIWDSGDIHALAEFCTPEMTRELSHQIADRKGAVNQTQVVNLDAEWLGMSDAQDDFGKPVDEVQIRFSGLIRESAEAPAVDFDEVWTLHRVKNGDMGWMLAGITQVEA; the protein is encoded by the coding sequence GTGAATAAGAAATCATGGTTGGCTGCTGTTGTTAGCGTGATGTTGGTCGGTGCCCCCGTCATCGAGGCCGAGGCCAAGCGCCTTGGCGGTGGCAGCAACATCGGCCGCGTTGCACCGTCTAAAACTGCGCCCACAACCACACCGGCAAAACCTGCCACAGCACCGCAGACTGCACCCCAGGGTCAGCAGGCCGCCAATCCCGGTGCAGCATCAACCGCTGCCGCTCAGCCAGCGCGTAAAAGCTGGATGGGCCCCTTGGCCGGTATTGCTGCGGGCTTGGGCCTTGCAGCACTTGCTTCTTATTTGGGCTTGGGTGAAGAGCTCATGAGCCTGATGCTGATTCTCTTGGCGGTCGTCGTGCTCTTCGCAGTATTTCGCATGTTTGCCGCGCGTCGTCAGGCCGCAGCTGGCAGTTACGGCCAGCCTGCGATGGCCAAAACCGGCTACGGCAATCACGACCTTGGTGCTGAAGCACGCCCCTCTAATGTGTCTTGGCCATCATCGTCGGGCGCAGCTGGAACGGGCGCTGGCGCCTTTGATGCCGCACCCGCTGCTGTCACAACCGCCGTGTCTCAGGAAGAAGTTCAGCAGTTCGTAAAAGTCGCGCGTGAGCAATTCACCAAACTCCAGGCTATCTGGGATTCGGGTGATATTCATGCCTTGGCAGAGTTCTGCACGCCTGAAATGACACGTGAACTGTCACATCAAATCGCTGATCGCAAGGGCGCCGTTAACCAAACCCAGGTCGTGAATTTAGATGCGGAGTGGCTTGGCATGTCCGATGCCCAAGACGATTTCGGCAAACCGGTTGATGAAGTCCAGATTCGCTTCAGCGGTCTGATCCGTGAAAGCGCAGAGGCGCCCGCTGTTGACTTCGATGAAGTCTGGACCCTGCATCGCGTGAAAAACGGCGACATGGGCTGGATGCTGGCGGGTATCACTCAGGTTGAAGCCTAA
- a CDS encoding DUF2189 domain-containing protein, whose protein sequence is MSAVMEQPQQLPATAAFGWLAQGWREMRETQFKGVVYGVIFVLMGYAIQTVYQHLWQMTMGLTAGFFLVGPFLCCGIYDISRQKERGYKINVSASTMSWSRNWKSIAFFAAILTFFMIVWARVSVVLFALFGTHNYPDLKDMISKIISLDNIEFLMVWSGVGFVFASLVFAISVVSMPMLLDRGSDTMESIGTSAKALWANPTAMLVWAICIVVIIGASLAIFLPLLAITAPLIGHTTWRLYKTLVPPR, encoded by the coding sequence ATGTCAGCAGTCATGGAACAACCGCAGCAATTACCGGCCACCGCCGCATTTGGATGGCTTGCCCAGGGTTGGCGCGAAATGCGCGAAACGCAATTTAAGGGTGTGGTCTACGGCGTTATTTTTGTGCTGATGGGGTATGCCATACAAACCGTGTACCAGCACCTGTGGCAGATGACCATGGGGCTTACCGCTGGATTTTTTCTGGTGGGGCCCTTTTTATGCTGCGGCATCTACGACATTTCCCGACAAAAGGAGCGGGGCTATAAGATCAATGTGTCTGCCAGCACCATGAGCTGGTCCCGCAACTGGAAGTCCATCGCGTTTTTCGCAGCGATTCTGACGTTTTTTATGATCGTCTGGGCCCGGGTGTCGGTGGTACTTTTCGCACTATTTGGCACCCACAATTACCCCGACCTGAAAGACATGATCAGCAAGATCATCTCGCTCGACAACATCGAGTTCTTGATGGTCTGGTCAGGGGTGGGCTTTGTGTTTGCCAGCCTGGTCTTCGCAATCTCGGTGGTATCCATGCCCATGTTGCTGGACCGCGGGTCCGACACCATGGAATCGATCGGCACAAGCGCCAAGGCATTGTGGGCGAACCCAACGGCCATGCTGGTCTGGGCAATTTGTATCGTGGTGATTATTGGCGCAAGCCTGGCGATCTTCTTGCCGCTCTTGGCAATCACTGCACCGCTGATTGGCCACACGACCTGGCGTCTTTACAAGACGCTGGTGCCACCACGCTGA
- the rquA gene encoding rhodoquinone biosynthesis methyltransferase RquA, giving the protein MMTKFQPPNPNLRPTTSPSAPPVPEYLRAHYWWAYVHPKAVRFFERQWLVNLILWGNYNRLRDAALRALGQPIQGKNLQVACAYGDITPMMVDRLAPDASLEIVDILPVQLGNLSAKLAPDQRVHLYCMNSGALKFADDNFDQVLLFFLLHEQPADVREKTLQEAARVLKPGGTMVVVDYSKPTRFNPFRVFWKPVLQVLEPFATDLFTKGIAHWLPKDCGLTIESTQDFFGGVYQVLTIKRA; this is encoded by the coding sequence ATGATGACCAAGTTCCAACCACCGAACCCCAATTTAAGGCCGACCACGTCGCCAAGCGCCCCCCCGGTTCCCGAATATCTTCGGGCCCATTACTGGTGGGCTTATGTCCACCCCAAGGCTGTTCGTTTTTTTGAGCGCCAGTGGCTGGTCAATCTCATTTTGTGGGGCAATTACAACCGCCTGCGAGATGCCGCTTTGCGTGCCCTTGGGCAGCCCATTCAGGGAAAAAATCTGCAGGTGGCCTGCGCCTATGGCGACATTACCCCAATGATGGTGGACCGTCTGGCCCCGGATGCATCGCTCGAAATCGTGGACATCCTGCCGGTTCAGCTTGGCAATCTCAGTGCGAAGCTTGCGCCCGATCAGCGGGTTCATTTGTATTGCATGAACTCCGGGGCATTGAAGTTTGCTGACGATAACTTTGATCAGGTCTTGCTGTTCTTTTTACTGCATGAGCAGCCCGCTGATGTCCGTGAAAAAACACTGCAAGAGGCTGCCCGGGTGTTAAAGCCTGGTGGCACCATGGTCGTTGTGGATTACTCAAAACCCACCCGGTTCAATCCATTCCGTGTTTTTTGGAAGCCTGTGCTTCAGGTGCTCGAGCCCTTCGCAACGGACCTGTTCACCAAGGGCATCGCCCATTGGTTACCAAAAGACTGCGGCCTTACGATTGAATCCACCCAAGATTTTTTTGGGGGCGTTTATCAGGTGCTAACAATTAAGCGCGCTTAG
- a CDS encoding RidA family protein, giving the protein MRQLISTGSPFEKTMGYSRAVAQGPFCFVSGTTGYDYAKMEMPDDVAAQAENALATIQSALAQAGFEMKDVIRANYYISKPEYADAIVPVLGKVFGDVRPAITLLVAQLMKPEMKIEIDVTAYKG; this is encoded by the coding sequence ATGCGACAACTAATTTCGACCGGTTCACCCTTTGAAAAAACCATGGGCTACTCACGGGCCGTTGCCCAGGGGCCGTTTTGTTTTGTGTCTGGCACCACGGGCTATGACTACGCCAAGATGGAAATGCCCGATGACGTTGCGGCTCAGGCAGAAAACGCCTTGGCTACGATTCAGTCGGCCCTGGCACAAGCAGGCTTTGAAATGAAAGATGTGATTCGGGCCAATTACTACATTTCTAAACCCGAATATGCAGACGCCATCGTGCCGGTACTGGGCAAAGTCTTTGGTGATGTGCGGCCTGCCATCACCCTGCTGGTGGCTCAGTTAATGAAGCCGGAAATGAAAATCGAGATTGATGTAACGGCGTACAAGGGCTAA
- the rarD gene encoding EamA family transporter RarD, which produces MSKGVLLSVTASVLFGVLYYYSTLLAPLSGEDIFAWRMIFTIPFMVGFVAAVGDGHMVQAIWKRVKTEPTLILVLLASSAFLGLQLWLFLWAPTANKALEVSLGYFMLPLTMVLTGRVVFKEKLTRWQRLAALSALIGVAHELVRAGSFSIEALAVALGYPVYFVVRKKFGIDHIGGLWFDLVLLLPVAIWFALQGQVSMDFVQENAKFLWLLPILGLLSACALIAYIVSVRYLSFGLFGLLGYVEPVLLLFVALLLGETISGTEYFTYGPIWLAVGFLIIEGILFLSRPKRVSG; this is translated from the coding sequence ATGTCCAAGGGCGTCTTACTGTCTGTTACCGCCTCGGTGCTCTTTGGCGTGCTGTATTACTACAGCACTCTGCTGGCCCCGCTGAGTGGTGAAGATATCTTTGCTTGGCGAATGATTTTCACCATCCCCTTTATGGTCGGCTTTGTGGCGGCTGTGGGCGATGGCCACATGGTTCAGGCCATCTGGAAGCGCGTCAAAACCGAACCCACCTTAATTCTGGTGCTCCTGGCATCGTCGGCTTTTTTAGGTCTGCAGCTCTGGCTATTTTTATGGGCACCAACTGCCAATAAAGCACTTGAAGTGTCTTTGGGCTACTTCATGCTGCCCCTGACCATGGTGCTGACTGGCCGGGTGGTATTCAAAGAAAAACTCACCCGTTGGCAGAGGCTTGCTGCCTTATCGGCACTCATTGGCGTGGCCCATGAACTGGTTCGGGCCGGAAGCTTCTCGATCGAAGCCCTGGCCGTCGCTCTGGGCTACCCAGTCTATTTTGTGGTGCGCAAAAAGTTTGGGATCGACCACATTGGTGGGCTATGGTTTGACTTGGTGTTGCTGCTGCCGGTTGCGATCTGGTTTGCACTACAAGGGCAGGTCAGCATGGATTTTGTACAAGAAAACGCTAAGTTCCTGTGGCTGCTGCCCATACTCGGATTGCTGAGTGCATGCGCCCTGATAGCCTATATTGTTTCGGTCCGTTACTTAAGCTTTGGGCTTTTTGGGCTACTGGGTTACGTGGAGCCTGTGTTGTTGCTATTCGTGGCACTACTGCTTGGCGAAACCATCAGCGGTACGGAATACTTTACCTATGGCCCGATCTGGCTGGCCGTTGGGTTTTTAATCATTGAAGGCATTCTGTTCTTGTCCAGACCGAAACGCGTCTCTGGGTAG
- a CDS encoding OsmC family protein → MDCTIRWAGKETMSFIAETGSGHSFVMDGAPEGGGRNLGPRPMEVVLSGAAACTAYDVVLILQKSGLDLHQCQVVTESTRAETDPKVFTKIHLLFKIYGRNLKPNLVERAINLSQSKYCSATKMLGMTAEITSAYELHEI, encoded by the coding sequence ATGGACTGCACCATTCGCTGGGCTGGCAAAGAGACCATGAGCTTTATTGCCGAGACCGGCTCCGGCCACAGTTTCGTGATGGACGGCGCTCCCGAAGGCGGTGGCCGCAATCTTGGCCCGCGGCCCATGGAAGTGGTGCTTTCAGGCGCGGCTGCCTGCACCGCTTATGATGTGGTGCTGATTCTGCAGAAAAGCGGACTCGATTTACATCAGTGTCAGGTGGTTACCGAGTCTACTCGTGCCGAGACCGACCCCAAGGTCTTCACCAAGATCCATCTGCTTTTCAAAATCTATGGCCGCAATCTAAAACCAAATCTGGTTGAGCGCGCTATTAATCTGTCGCAGTCTAAATACTGTTCTGCCACCAAAATGTTGGGCATGACTGCAGAGATTACTTCTGCGTATGAGTTGCACGAGATTTGA
- a CDS encoding multidrug efflux SMR transporter produces MAWLYLSIAILAEVAGTVALKYTQGFTKPLPLLVVIFGYGLAFFLLAKVVQTLPLAITYAIWSGAGIALVGVIGWLALGQKLDVAALMGIGLIILGVVVINVFSKSISH; encoded by the coding sequence TTGGCTTGGCTTTACCTAAGCATTGCCATCTTGGCTGAAGTCGCTGGCACAGTCGCGTTGAAATACACCCAGGGTTTTACTAAGCCCTTGCCCCTTCTTGTGGTCATCTTTGGCTACGGTCTGGCGTTTTTTCTGCTTGCCAAAGTCGTTCAGACCCTACCACTTGCCATCACTTACGCGATCTGGTCGGGGGCTGGCATTGCGCTGGTTGGTGTCATTGGCTGGTTAGCCCTGGGACAAAAGCTTGATGTCGCTGCGCTTATGGGAATTGGATTGATCATCTTAGGGGTTGTGGTAATCAACGTGTTTTCAAAGTCTATTTCGCACTAA
- a CDS encoding type II toxin-antitoxin system HipA family toxin produces MVHELEVWLFADRIGILSLSEGRLSFRYAPDWLSRPDAAPLSSLLPLQAEPFHDHHTRPFFAGLLPEGQLRRLIAKQFQVSSQNDFALLDHIGGECAGAVTLLEPGQSMRSSEQEEDVQWLSGEEIVAIIDELPHRPMLAGKTGLRLSLAGAQDKLPVVFDGARIGLPRNGTPSSHILKPAIPTLADTVTNEGFCLALAEAMQLKPAMSQVHSVLGRQFLLVERYDRVVDARGHRQRLHQEDFCQALGVVPEMKYQNEGGPDLAQCFDLVRRVVRPSAPQILRLLDYVIFNALIGNHDAHAKNFSLLYAGKSAVLAPLYDVLSTAVYPGLTPKMAMKIGGKYKFDDVQARHWDRFAEAVALSKAQTRKRILALAKLMPLAARELQSDPKHGFTNHGVVEQIVNLIEQRCTLTIRRIS; encoded by the coding sequence ATGGTGCATGAGCTGGAGGTCTGGCTGTTCGCCGATCGGATTGGAATCCTGTCCCTGAGCGAGGGTCGATTGAGTTTCCGTTACGCCCCGGATTGGCTCTCACGCCCTGACGCGGCGCCCCTGTCCAGCTTACTGCCTCTGCAAGCAGAACCATTCCACGATCATCACACGCGGCCCTTTTTTGCGGGACTATTGCCAGAGGGGCAACTCCGGCGACTCATTGCAAAGCAATTTCAGGTGTCGAGCCAGAACGATTTTGCGCTGCTTGACCATATCGGTGGGGAGTGTGCCGGGGCCGTGACCCTGCTGGAGCCAGGGCAGTCGATGCGTAGTTCTGAGCAAGAGGAAGATGTTCAGTGGCTAAGCGGCGAGGAGATTGTCGCCATTATTGATGAACTGCCACACCGGCCGATGTTGGCTGGCAAGACTGGCTTGCGGCTCTCACTGGCCGGCGCTCAAGACAAGCTGCCCGTGGTCTTCGATGGCGCCCGGATTGGCCTTCCTAGAAACGGGACGCCCAGCTCACATATCTTGAAGCCTGCCATCCCTACCCTGGCAGACACAGTCACCAACGAGGGGTTTTGCCTGGCGCTGGCCGAAGCTATGCAGCTCAAGCCAGCCATGTCACAGGTGCATTCTGTGTTGGGGCGACAGTTTCTGTTGGTCGAGCGCTACGACCGGGTGGTCGATGCGCGAGGCCATCGGCAGCGACTGCACCAAGAGGACTTTTGCCAGGCGCTAGGCGTAGTGCCAGAAATGAAATACCAGAACGAGGGTGGCCCGGATCTGGCGCAATGTTTTGATCTAGTTCGGCGGGTTGTGCGGCCTAGCGCACCACAAATTCTGCGCTTGCTCGACTATGTGATCTTCAATGCATTGATCGGCAATCATGACGCACACGCCAAGAATTTCTCGCTGCTCTATGCGGGCAAGTCCGCCGTGCTGGCGCCGCTCTATGACGTGCTTTCGACAGCGGTCTATCCAGGGTTGACGCCGAAGATGGCGATGAAGATTGGTGGCAAATACAAGTTCGATGACGTCCAGGCGCGGCACTGGGATCGGTTCGCTGAAGCAGTTGCACTAAGCAAAGCTCAGACCAGAAAGCGGATCTTGGCATTGGCGAAATTGATGCCGCTTGCCGCGCGTGAACTGCAGTCAGACCCCAAGCATGGCTTCACCAACCATGGTGTGGTCGAACAAATCGTGAACTTGATCGAGCAACGCTGCACCCTGACAATACGACGGATTTCTTAA
- a CDS encoding helix-turn-helix transcriptional regulator, with amino-acid sequence MSSIQTTENLGDALRAARKQLGLTQPQLALAAGVGVRFIVDLEAGKPTLRFENVLRVIDALGGTLQITGLASSAPENHPAGDKHGA; translated from the coding sequence ATGAGCTCCATACAAACCACAGAAAACCTCGGCGATGCACTGCGTGCTGCACGCAAGCAGCTAGGCCTAACGCAGCCCCAGCTTGCTTTGGCGGCCGGGGTTGGTGTGCGCTTCATCGTGGACCTTGAGGCAGGAAAGCCCACTCTGCGTTTTGAAAACGTGCTGCGCGTGATCGACGCCTTGGGGGGAACGCTCCAAATTACTGGCCTAGCATCATCAGCCCCTGAAAATCACCCCGCAGGCGACAAGCATGGTGCATGA
- a CDS encoding DUF3024 domain-containing protein, whose product MALSIEEIGRIDHLVGDWCIRRVPPEIKKQLDYDYEIDGQAVMLLEVRPVWRGDPGEFTRSPFAKLRYIKTADLWHIYWMRASGKWQAYEPDPVADTIEEALAIIEHDRYGCFFG is encoded by the coding sequence ATGGCACTCAGTATCGAAGAAATTGGCAGAATTGACCATCTTGTCGGCGACTGGTGTATCCGGCGTGTGCCGCCGGAGATCAAGAAGCAGCTTGACTACGACTACGAAATTGATGGGCAAGCCGTGATGCTTCTCGAGGTTCGTCCGGTTTGGCGGGGCGATCCGGGCGAATTCACCAGAAGCCCATTTGCCAAACTCAGGTACATCAAGACCGCCGACCTATGGCATATCTACTGGATGCGAGCCAGCGGAAAGTGGCAAGCTTACGAACCTGACCCCGTCGCAGATACCATTGAAGAGGCTCTGGCGATCATTGAACACGATCGCTACGGTTGTTTCTTTGGTTGA
- a CDS encoding HepT-like ribonuclease domain-containing protein, whose translation MAIKDIARIGHILEAAEDLSKFLEGKDRASLSSDKMLRYAVIRAIEIIGEASSQISAQTKASYPGLPWREAIGMRNELIHAYITVDEEIVWTTATIDIPHFVSEIKRVGLDQLKD comes from the coding sequence ATGGCAATTAAAGACATAGCTCGAATTGGGCACATTCTCGAAGCAGCAGAAGACTTATCAAAGTTTTTAGAGGGCAAGGACAGGGCTTCGCTGTCATCTGACAAGATGCTTCGGTATGCGGTTATAAGAGCTATCGAGATTATTGGCGAAGCTTCCTCTCAAATTTCAGCTCAAACTAAAGCGAGCTACCCAGGTCTTCCATGGCGTGAAGCGATTGGTATGCGTAACGAATTGATTCACGCATATATCACCGTGGATGAGGAGATCGTCTGGACAACCGCGACGATAGACATTCCACATTTTGTCAGCGAAATCAAGAGAGTCGGCCTTGACCAACTCAAGGACTGA